The following are from one region of the Betta splendens chromosome 15, fBetSpl5.4, whole genome shotgun sequence genome:
- the LOC114841977 gene encoding cilia- and flagella-associated protein 46 isoform X5: MDLDIRQYLTKATEYKDPGALQSAYSLIKDITAGTSQRGLHIGPELYVLCAEAALQLGCLDISAACLKMYFEEKLPANQFLCRAYLCQGQLKAPSTTGSMEDFEEAAVCFLKAIEISKHEPRYNFMVFNASVLYFQAVRPLLQPYLCHHLVSSLRQVVQSLEEVAHHDHSWRAELMMHLIKCLVDSGKMEEAVGFAKITEEFIKSHTPQFYPSLFTLMVQHKLSENDVLVETSRQSTSLEVIYKMQDLKNRLKTMKNDELNKEDSAKLEEIFHLLVDCTKVATTVKNPSLHIPIPAYPVDRVAFLLELALLALQVKHQKVAAGCMKELKTVGETSAGQRIIMECVTCGINLLKKEAKMSAYCKASVEAQLKEIGKLDKLLQTAVRERDPQAAQAVCATQWSFCLPLLQHNLRKYIKAPLLRMAQVLEDTQSVMQGMRSQIHSELAAMEEEEGRLEAALTHLHKAMLLDNGTQRQRLSSAFHLLQLRKTLYQTPSRNEDKAALLLQQAKEIQPQDKTDSRPCLVAVGLLLAPDDFQMVLDADDTSEISLASGPVAQLCAKAQHHTTCVQRVHRHLTTQGDNSDNAERVKLWATLAKKARKEEVWDVCRAASRFCLLYDDGRWKMSVNDECTCSDKESLAECNRGCTENQININDLLQLLAEIRFIAAEATVQKLLTEGVKLNSPAVPPRERGVCVSEVNQHWIIYRDWIQTLSAHATSNFLRAAELGVEINEPWVVANAAIYLWNYNSHLLAAGEYQHLVPTFQGLVEMLQKIEFTRNRALVVLLCDVVARGLIQPLCNTDYIEPSPQADKGKNRAEKGMEKAANSHGSFLDPAPLQDVHKALQLSEYALHLSGCNNTGEKISIAVRKQAVATWVQIKRLLKQQIGSEIDIKHKSEDEDVSAMTRVLVAAEMLQCNKNPRHMEFSAPSLSTLLSMASECSWTDAVVELQVWCQLASFCYDVNDHSLVLCCTKNALQLEGAATKTLNIMPCALYSLSAVNEMLSSAACLRGLSLAHESRGDLHKYREALKMLLFGVSNAEKADNPALCITAAKHYWNTCLPLTQIPVERWQFQKPLEKILTALVHTNCSHTSKQGKAKRFLTLEAASPVRPKDGSQADEDLSLRADIYSFLLQLHVELKDWKSALQLLDKAISDVSCTRRRIPLQKQRILVKVQLGENILMDMQKLRGEDEWCCSSMWHQAALCATNKSKQLTYYQESITSAMCPKKVSLLMEFGAWLYCHNFPKADAHHQLQWAIDILLNVEPEQAEEPGDNSKGKDLSSGKCELLVGVQVFSWIHNLSNLKEVWRLDYLIQAHTLVAVMTDKTSPEYQLYLVRAYTFVLQIWKESMAVASQISSDMAKCQPPQPPQSAGSKKDQDKGKNKKTKDHTPAEERPKSITLDQTLPSAVKEWACYMCPDQVRQIFRANSNPHCINRQSISKQTQSLFYLNRLENELRLLSLDHLTLPVLHLAETIAHDLMDDEGLSDLYRLRIVRTCWQLGVEANFAYQEKLVILSSIQKQMQMRCQNIITSSQGRSDIHKQVILQKTGMDNSAWLRKEGMDMRVQDIWLDKAEVCLSMGLYQPTRQLLAEAHLISVELGDLKAVARCLLKCAILACEEQNYAQALILLDKSLALGGNKEFWYHFTLTKVRAVLGQRHRDAQAKAELIIKEGCEALKLNLEQQAIQAPELTFMIISLEMRGAMECISFITGSECGGAPSTEALQRLTSSCDKLRDCAITFTKLSYNEQAAEAHAECAHTLRFLSSHAADPASKQRFLLNGLSQMQLAVMLQEHVAQRIQDLLYPQEESHQQLLPAIRKLLRLRLALAEFCLAMLEEHCAEEKSQAVARMWKTSVMIALEDFTRCTPEPDSLEQEWVSVGSTLGQVALSQLAAVRSYKLVNMETRARCLTLMGTYLRLQAVHEGPVQMCFLWGRNKQVSHSEPKPIFIKEGDSEKDGESSRMTSAKRAELQQKRCKVQQLLTQASKALAEATSLCLQHNLPRSILADASLSMLECHGQSNPAVAGQYLALFQSCCTVSMIVEVLSSACANTSVSQFSALLSFHRKLLLAQEERPSSMLRGVEDSLNSLSKAFSHLTISPNHLNMLAELPPNLKILLLQHNKDGSQLYGAFYETTKESESPKGKTGILTCSSVAKVSVCPQALGALRKKTQAFGQETRHTLLKEGFWQSTDSRLEVTAEHQETAAEKTLEHHFREIVQDMEEYLNPLLEQFDFSCLRLETLSAPEMTRIKEKEDKANSAKEEQGTFLVLLADQMLLELPLEALSILQEKGLTSVSRDFSLQLLHSRLNKEEPQIVEKDNKKETKGARGTKEKGDQSRAIKVVPANRTLPSNTFPIDSKNFKYIIDPNQKGNIGTCPFTRIEEILESHNQQFTHPFVRNKQKPSLPEMEQLLCRCSAFIYLGMQRFTEDVPLSKLAALNLCECRMALLFDRIQNSATLLRQSSLHLHKSTGKLALEETLETALLLSVVGVGCVVLNHWHSSLKQNTHNVATILDNMLRSSQTSGQSVYALRKGTSKVTGQENQSHDQTLLADFEEDHVQHKMTHSLFNCVLYGLPNLIFT; the protein is encoded by the exons ATGGACCTGGATATTCGTCAATATCTAACCAAGGCAACGGAGTATAAAG ACCCCGGGGCTCTGCAGTCAGCATACAGCCTGATAAAGGACATCACAGCAGGGACGAGCCAAAGAGGTTTACATATTGGCCCAGAGTTGTACGTCCTGTGTGCGGAAGCAGCCCTCCAG TTGGGTTGCTTGGACATTAGCGCAGCATGTCTAAAGATGTACTTTGAAGAGAAACTGCCTGCTAATCAATTTTTGTGTAGAGCCTATCTCTGTCAGGGCCAGCTAAAGGCTCCATCGACCACTGGAAGCATG gaAGACTTTGAAGAGGCTGCAGTGTGTTTCCTGAAAGCAATTGAAATTTCAAAGCATGAGCCAAG ATACAACTTCATGGTTTTCAATGCCTCAGTGCTGTATTTTCAGGCAGTGCGTCCACTTTTGCAGCCATATCTGTGCCATCATCTGGTTTCTTCACTCAGGCAGGTGGTCCAAAGTCTAGAGGAGGTGGCTCATCACGACCACAGCTGGAGGGCTGAACTCATGAT GCATCTCATCAAATGTCTTGTGGACTCTGGGAAAATGGAAGAAGCTGTAGGTTTTGCCAAGATTACAGAAGAGTTCATTAAATCACACACGCCACAATTTTATCCAAGTCTATTTACGTTAATg gtACAACACAAGCTGTCAGAGAATGATGTCCTTGTTGAAACAAGCAGACAGTCTACCTCATTGGAGGTGATTTACAAAATGCAGGATTTAAAAAA CAGgttgaaaacaatgaaaaatgaTGAGCTGAATAAGGAAGATTCTGCTAAGCTGGAGGAGATCTTCCATCTTCTGGTGGATTGTACCAAAGTAGCCACTACAGTCAAGAACCCAAGCCTTCACATCCCAATCCCTGCTTATCCTGTTGACAG AGTTGCCTTTCTACTGGAGTTGGCTCTGCTGGCCTTGCAAGTAAAGCATCAAAAAGTAGCTGCCGGCTGTATGAAAGAGCTAAAAACAGTGGGAGAGACT AGTGCTGGCCAGCGCATAATAATGGAATGTGTTACCTGTGGAATCAACCTTCTGAAGAAAGAGGCAAAGATGAGCGCCTATTGCAAAGCCAGTGTAGAG GCACAACTGAAGGAGATAGGCAAGCTGGATAAGTTGCTGCAGACTGCAGTGAGAGAAAGGGACCCTCAAGCAGCGCAGGCAGTATGTGCTACTCAGTGGAGCTTCTGCCTGCCCCTCCTACAGCACaacctcaggaagtacatcaaGGCACCTCTGCTTAGAATGGCCCAAGTGTTGGAAGACACGCAAAG TGTGATGCAGGGGATGCGCAGTCAGATCCACTCTGAACTGGCAGcaatggaagaggaggaggggcgtCTTGAGGCTGCTTTGACTCACCTTCACAAAGCAATGCTGCTGGATAACGGAACTCAACGACAACGGCTGTCGTCTGCcttccacctcctgcagctgagaaAGACCCTCTACCAAACACCGTCCCGGAATGAGGACAAAGCTGCTTTGCTACTGCAGCAG GCCAAAGAAATTCAGCCCCAAGATAAAACAGACAGCCGTCCCTGTTTGGTTGCTGTGGGTCTTCTTTTGGCCCCTGATGATTTCCAGATGGTGCTTGATGCAGATGACACCTCCGAAA TCAGTCTTGCATCTGGACCAGTGGCTCAGCTCTGTGCTAAGGCTCAACATCACACTACATGTGTACAGAGGGTACACAGACACCTGACCACACAAGGAGATAATTCTGACAATGCAGAAAG GGTGAAGTTGTGGGCAACACTGGCAAAGAAAGCGAGGAAAGAGGAAGTCTGGGATGTGTGTCGAGCTGCTTCCCGATTCTGTTTACTTTATGATGATGGGAGATGGAAAATGTCTGTGAATGATG aatGTACATGCTCAGACAAGGAGAGCCTGGCAGAGTGTAATCGGGGCTGCACTGAAAACCAAATTAACATAAATGACTTGTTGCAGCTTCTAGCTGAAATAAGGTTTATTGCtgctgag GCCACCGTCCAGAAGCTGTTAACAGAAGGAGTGAAGCTAAACAGCCCTGCCGTCCCCCCACGAGAGagaggtgtttgtgtttctgaagTCAATCAACATTGGATTATATACAG AGACTGGATTCAAACACTGTCTGCCCATGCCACCTCCAACTTCTTGCGAGCAGCAGAGCTTGGAGTAGAGATCAACGAGCCGTGGGTTGTTGCCAATGCAGCCATTTACCTGTGGAACTACAACAGCCACCTGTTGGCCGCTGGGGAATACCAACACCTGGTTCCCACCTTCCAGGGACTGGTGGAAATGCTTCAAAAGATAGAATTCACTCG GAATCGTGCTCttgtggtgctgctgtgtgatgtAGTGGCCCGGGGGTTGATCCAGCCCCTTTGTAACACAGACTATATTGAGCCATCCCCACAAGCAGATAAAGGCAAAAACAGAGCTGAAAAGGGGATGGAGAAGGCTGCCAATAGCCATGGGAGTTTCTTGGACCCTGCTCCCCTGCAGGATGTCCACAAGGCATTACAG CTTAGTGAATATGCCCTTCACTTGTCCGGCTGCAACAACACAGGAGAGAAAATTTCCATTGCTGTAAGGAAGCAAGCGGTGGCCACATGGGTGCAGATCAAGAGACTGTTGAAGCAACAAATTGGCTCAGAGATTGACATTAAACACAAG tCTGAGGATGAGGACGTGTCTGCGATGACGCGAGTACTGGTTGCTGCGGAGATGCTCCAGTGCAATAAGAACCCGAGGCACATGGAATTCTCCGCTCCCAGTCTCTCCACA CTGTTGAGCATGGCATCAGAATGCAGCTGGACTGATGCTGTGGTGGAGCTCCAGGTGTGGTGTCAGCTGGCCTCTTTCTGTTATGATGTCAATGACCACAGCTTGGTACTGTGCTGTACTAAGAATGCTCTGCAGCTGGAAGGAGCAGCAACCAAAACGCTCAACATCATGCCTTGTGCTTT ATATAGCCTGTCTGCGGTGAATGAAATGCTGAGCAGTGCAGCTTGTTTGAGAGGTTTAAGCTTAGCCCATGAGTCCAGAGgagatttacacaaatacagAGAGGCCCTGAAGATGCTTCTGTTTGGTGTCAG CAATGCAGAAAAGGCTGACAATCCAGCATTGTGTATCACAGCTGCCAAACATTACTGGAACACTTGCTTACCGCTGACACAGATTCCCGTGGAAAGATGGCAGTTTCAAAAACCCCTAGAGAAGATCCTGACTGCTCTGGTTCATACAAACTGCAGCCATacaagt AAGCAGGGCAAAGCAAAACGCTTTCTGACCTTGGAGGCAGCATCTCCTGTGAGACCCAAGGATGGGTCACAGG CAGATGAAGATCTAAGCCTGAGAGCAGATATTTACAGTTTCTTGCTCCAACTCCATGTTGAATTAAAAGACTGGAAAAGtgctctgcagcttctggaCAAAGCAATTAGTGATGTGTCGTGCACCAGACGTCGAAT ACCTCTGCAGAAACAACGTATTCTGGTGAAAGTACAACTGGGGGAAAACATACTGATGGACATGCAGAAGTTACGAGGGGAAGATGAGTGGTGCTGTTCATCTATGTGGCATCAGGCTGCACTTTGTGCTACCAATAAGTCCAAACAACTGACCTACTACCAGGAATCCATCACCTCCGCCATG TGTCCAAAGAAGGTCAGCCTTTTGATGGAATTTGGAGCATGGCTCTACTGTCACAACTTCCCCAAAGCTGATGCCCACCACCAGCTTCAATGGGCCATTGACATCCTTCTAAATGTGGAACCTGAACAGGCAGAAGAGCCAG GGGATAACTCAAAAGGGAAGGATTTGAGCTCAGGGAAATGTGAGCTTTTGGTAGGAGTCCAGGTTTTTTCATGGATCCATAATTTGTCTAATCTGAAGGAAGTGTGGCGCCTGGACTATTTGATCCAAGCACACACCCTAGTCGCTGTCATGACAGACAAGACGTCACCCGAGTACCAGCTTTACCTGGTCAGAGCGTACACCTTTGTACTTCAGATTTGGAAG GAGTCCATGGCAGTGGCTAGTCAGATTTCAAGTGATATGGCAAAGTGtcagcctcctcagcctcctcagtCTGCTGGATCCAAAAAGGATCAAGACaagggcaaaaacaaaaaaacaaaagat CACACCCCTGCAGAGGAAAGACCTAAGTCTATTACTTTGGATCAGACTCTGCCTTCAGCTGTGAAGGAGTGGGCTTGCTACATGTGCCCTGACCAGGTCAGGCAGATATTCAGAGCCAACAGTAACCCTCACTGTATCAACAGGCAGAGCATTTCAAAGCAG ACTCAGAGCCTGTTTTATCTCAACCGGCTGGAAAACGAACTTCGCTTGCTGTCTCTTGACCATCTGACCCTGCCTGTTTTGCATCTAGCTGAGACCATTGCTCATGATCTTATGGATGATGAGGGCCTCTCTGACCTCTATCGACTTAG AATCGTGAGGACCTGTTGGCAGCTGGGTGTGGAAGCCAATTTTGCATATCAGGAAAAGCTCGTAATTCTGAGTAGTAttcaaaaacaaatgcaaatgag GTGCCAGAACATAATAACTTCATCACAAGGAAGGAGTGACATTCACAAACAG GTAATCTTACAGAAGACAGGGATGGATAACAGTGCTTGGTTGAGGAAGGAAGGCATGGACATGCGTGTTCAGGATATCTGGCTGGACAAAGCTGAAGTTTGCCTCAGTATGGGACTGTATCAGCCAACTAGACAGCTTCTGGCAGAGGCCCACCTAATATCTGTG GAACTTGGAGACCTAAAAGCAGTTGCCAGATGTTTGCTCAAATGTGCCATCCTGGCTTGTGAAGAGCAGAACTATGCCCAGGCTTTGATCCTGTTGGACAAATCCTTGGCCCTGGGTGGGAATAAGGAGTTCTGGTACCATTTCACATTGACCAAGGTCAGAGCTGTATTAGGGCAGAGACATCGGGATGCACAAGCCAAG GCTGAACTCATTATAAAGGAAGGCTGTGAAGCGCTCAAGCTCAACCTGGAGCAACAGGCCATTCAAGCACCTGAGCTCACGTTCATGATTATTTCACTAGAGATGAG AGGTGCCATGGAATGTATAAGTTTCATCACTGGAAGTGAATGCGGAGGAGCTCCTTCCACTGAGGCTCTGCAGAGGTTAACGTCTTCCTGTGATAAACTCAGAGATTGTGCCATTACATTTACTAAGCTCAGCTACAATGAGCAGGCTGCAGAAGCACATGCAGAATGTGCACATACACTGAG ATTCTTGTCCTCCCATGCAGCTGATCCAGCCAGTAAACAGCGTTTCCTGCTCAATGGCCTCTCCCAGATGCAGTTAGCTGTCATGTTACAGGAACACGTAGCTCAGAGAATTCAGGACCTGCTATACCCACAGGAGGAG AGCCATCAACAGCTGCTACCAGCCATCAGAAAGCTGCTGCGCCTGCGACTGGCCTTGGCAGAATTTTGTCTAGCCATGTTGGAGGAGCACTGTGCTGAGGAAAAAAGCCAAGCTGTGGCTCGGATGTGGAAAACCTCTGTTATGATAGCATTGGAGGATTTTACACGCTGCACTCCTGAACCTGACTCTTTGGAACAG GAATGGGTGAGTGTGGGTAGCACCTTGGGACAGGTGGCTCTGAGCCAACTTGCTGCAGTCCGTTCCTACAAGCTGGTCAACATGGAGACCAGAGCTCGATGCCTGACTCTGATGGGGACGTACCTTAGACTGCAGGCTGTGCATGAAGGACCTGTTCAAATGTGCTTCCTCTGGGGCAGAAACAAGCAG GTGTCCCATTCTGAACCTAAACCAATTTTCATAAAGGAAGGGGATTCTGAGAAAGACGGAGAGTCAAGCAGAATGACCTCTGCCAAACGTGCTgagctgcag CAAAAGAGATGTAAAGTGCAGCAGTTGTTGACACAAGCCAGTAAAGCACTTGCTGAAGCCACCAGCCTTTGTCTCCAGCATAACCTGCCTCGTTCCATCTTGGCCGATGCCTCTCTCAGCATGTTAGAGTGCCATGGCCAGTCAAACCCTGCAGTGGCAGGGCAGTATCTTGCTCTTTTTCAG AGTTGCTGTACTGTATCTATGATTGTTGAGGTCCTCAGTTCTGCCTGTGCAAACACCAGTGTGTCCCAGTTCTcggctctgctcagtttccacaGGAAACTGCTTCTTGCACAGGAGGAGAGGCCCAGCAGCATGCTTAGGGGGGTGGAGGACTCCCTCAACAGCCTTTCTAAG GCCTTCAGCCACCTGACAATCAGTCCCAATCACCTAAACATGCTTGCGGAGCTTCCACCTAACCTGAAGATTCTACTACTTCAGCACAATAAGGATGG GTCACAACTTTATGGGGCTTTTTATGAAACAACCAAAGAGTCAGAAAGTCCCAAAGGAAAAACAG GTATCCTGACGTGCTCCAGCGTGGCAAAGGTTTCAGTCTGCCCGCAGGCTCTGGGGGCACTGAGGAAGAAAACTCAAGCCTTTGGGCAGGAGACCAGACACACCCTCCTCAAAGAAGGCTTCTGGCAAAGCACTGACAGCAGGCTGGAGGTCACTGCAGAGCATCAG gaaactgcagcagaaaaaacGTTAGAACATCACTTCAGAGAAATTGTACAAGATATGGAAGAATATTTAAATCCACTTCTTGAACAGTTTGACTTCTCTTGCCTTAG GCTTGAAACTCTATCAGCTCCAGAGATGACCAGaatcaaagaaaaagaagacaaggCAAACTCTGCTAAAG AGGAACAGGGGACGTTTTTGGTGTTGCTGGCAGACCAGATGTTGCTAGAGTTGCCGCTGGAAGCCCTGTCCATCCTGCAAGAAAAAGGCCTGACCTCTGTCTCACGAGACTTCTCCTTACAGCTCCTCCACAGTCGACTGAACAAGGAAGAGCCACAGATAG TTGAAAAGGACAACAAAAAGGAGACCAAAGGTGCGAGGGGAACTAAAGAGAAGGGAGATCAAAGCCGAGCCATCAAAGTG gtgcCTGCTAATCGGACCTTGCCTTCAAACACCTTCCCTATCGATTCAAAGAACTTTAAAT ACATAATTGACCCCAACCAAAAAGGTAACATTG GTACCTGTCCTTTTACACGCATAGAAGAGATTTTAGAATCCCACAATCAGCAATTCACACATCCCTTtgtgagaaacaaacaaaaacccag TCTGCCTgagatggagcagctgctgtgcagaTGCAGTGCCTTCATTTACCTCGGGATGCAACGTTTCACAGAAGACGTTCCACTTTCCAAACTGGCAGCTCTCAATCTGTGTG AGTGTCGCATGGCTCTGCTCTTTGACCGGATCCAAAACTCTGCCACCCTCCTTCGCCAATCAAGCCTACATCTGCACAAGAG CACAGGAAAGCTTGCCCTGGAAGAAACCCTGGAGACTGCTCTCCTCTTGAGTGTGGTGGGTGTTGGCTGTGTTGTCCTCAATCATTGGCACAGCAGCCttaagcagaacacacacaatgtggccACAATACTAGACA acatGCTGAGGTCCAGTCAGACCTCTGGACAAAGCGTCTATGCCTTGAGGAAGGGAACCAGCAAAGTGACAGGACAAGAAAATCAGTCACATG ATCAAACTCTCCTTGCTGACTTTGAGGAAGATCATGTTCAACACAAAATGACTCATTCACTCTTCAACTGTGTTCTTTATGGACTCCCTAACCTAATTTTTACCTAA